In Candidatus Avedoeria danica, the following are encoded in one genomic region:
- a CDS encoding AAA family ATPase: protein MDGGGGTIALARLLGIDLDGFRTPAARTMANAAHIAVARPKRRSKPPTGATADLDAFAAARGLDAALLCDTWGVREERFSGRPALRYPTALHIDRAKFLDDAKPKYTWAGKGGGAHWYGLAQLASLAMPEGAAVYVVNGEPAVWAAQLHGIPAVCMCAGEAATSAATGIAADLAAFVGAAAPVRVVYDADATGRSGGPAVAAALAAAGINAVALDLSAAPWPDGIPEHADVGDLAQAVGSGLGAALAALPELAEAADAGGRLPPGTICLADVEPERVRWIWLGWLPVGKLTMLDGDPNLGKSTLALDIAARVSRGLPMPDGARSELDGPRGVVILSAEDGLADTTWPRLDAAGADLERIVAILATSNEEGAPMPTLADVAHVRATIRAIDAALVIVDPLMAYVPQDVNSFKDQDVRRVLTPWIRLATDTGAAVLLVRHLNKSAGTQAIYRGGGSIGIIGAARCGWMLATDPDDEQRRILAHVKGNLGPRPESLALRPVAADNGASRIEWGGTSPLTADELTTPPNPDVRTAKREAADFVRELLADGPVAANDGYQAADDAGIAKRTLKRAHKELGVVATKSAAGWSWSLPAAAEQGCQTDPAA, encoded by the coding sequence ACTGCGGACCTGGACGCGTTCGCGGCCGCGCGCGGCCTCGACGCCGCCTTGCTGTGCGATACGTGGGGCGTGCGCGAAGAGCGGTTCAGCGGTCGGCCGGCGCTCCGCTATCCGACGGCGCTCCACATCGATCGGGCGAAGTTCTTGGACGACGCCAAGCCGAAGTACACATGGGCGGGCAAGGGTGGCGGCGCGCATTGGTACGGGCTGGCGCAGCTGGCGTCATTGGCCATGCCGGAAGGCGCCGCTGTCTACGTCGTCAACGGCGAACCGGCCGTTTGGGCGGCGCAGCTGCACGGCATTCCGGCCGTTTGCATGTGCGCAGGCGAAGCCGCCACGTCGGCGGCCACGGGCATCGCCGCGGACCTGGCCGCGTTCGTCGGCGCCGCCGCGCCCGTGCGTGTCGTCTACGATGCCGACGCCACCGGCCGGAGCGGCGGACCTGCCGTTGCCGCCGCACTGGCCGCCGCCGGCATCAATGCCGTGGCGCTTGACCTGTCGGCCGCACCGTGGCCCGACGGCATCCCGGAGCACGCCGATGTTGGCGACTTGGCGCAGGCGGTCGGCAGCGGCCTTGGCGCGGCGCTGGCGGCGCTGCCGGAGTTGGCCGAAGCCGCCGATGCTGGCGGGCGGCTGCCGCCCGGCACGATCTGCTTGGCCGACGTCGAGCCCGAGCGCGTGCGATGGATTTGGCTGGGCTGGCTGCCGGTCGGCAAGTTGACGATGCTGGACGGCGATCCGAACCTCGGCAAGTCCACCCTTGCGCTTGACATCGCGGCGCGCGTATCGCGCGGGCTACCGATGCCGGACGGTGCGCGAAGCGAACTCGACGGGCCGCGGGGCGTAGTCATCCTGTCGGCGGAGGACGGCTTGGCCGATACGACGTGGCCACGCCTTGACGCTGCCGGCGCCGACTTGGAACGGATCGTTGCGATCCTCGCCACGTCCAACGAAGAAGGCGCGCCAATGCCGACGTTGGCGGACGTCGCGCACGTGCGGGCGACGATCCGGGCGATCGACGCGGCGTTGGTCATCGTCGATCCGCTCATGGCGTATGTGCCGCAGGACGTCAACAGCTTCAAGGACCAAGACGTGCGCCGCGTTCTGACGCCGTGGATTCGACTGGCAACCGACACCGGCGCGGCCGTGCTCTTGGTCCGCCACTTGAACAAGTCCGCCGGGACGCAAGCGATCTACCGTGGCGGCGGATCGATCGGCATCATCGGCGCCGCCCGCTGCGGTTGGATGCTGGCCACGGATCCGGACGACGAACAGCGGCGCATCCTCGCGCACGTCAAGGGCAACTTGGGACCGCGGCCGGAATCGCTGGCGCTGCGCCCGGTGGCGGCGGACAACGGCGCATCCCGGATCGAATGGGGCGGCACGTCGCCATTGACAGCGGACGAGTTGACGACGCCGCCGAATCCGGATGTGCGCACTGCAAAGCGCGAAGCCGCCGATTTCGTGCGCGAACTCCTGGCCGACGGTCCGGTGGCCGCCAACGACGGCTATCAGGCAGCGGACGATGCGGGTATCGCAAAGCGGACCTTGAAACGCGCCCACAAGGAGTTGGGCGTCGTCGCTACGAAGAGCGCAGCCGGATGGTCTTGGTCACTGCCCGCTGCCGCCGAGCAAGGCTGCCAAACCGACCCGGCCGCCTGA